CGCGGTCGAGGTTGGGGTACACCGAGGTCGAACTCATCATCACCACCCACCCCGTCCCGTGCGTTTCGGCGGCCGACCGGATGGCGCGGAAGACCGCCGGGTACGACGCCCCTCCCTTCGACGGCGGCACGGTGACGACGAGCACGTCGGCTCCGAAGAACGCCGCGAGGTCCTCTCCTTCGACCGACTCCGTCACAGCGATCCGGTGGGGCACGATGCCGGCCTCGGCGAGGCGGTCGAGTTTGCCGGGCGAGGTCGTGCTGCCGCGCACGGTGAGGCCGCGCTGCACCAGGCGCTCGGCCAGGGGCAGGCCGAGCCAGCCGCACCCGAGGACGCTGACGGTTCGGAGGGTCATGGGGGGAGGGGTTGTTCGGGGTGGAGGGAGTGGAAGGTAGGGAGAATGGCGATGCGCCTGCGGCGCGGAGTGGGAGGAATGGGGAGAACGGGCGGAAGGAGAGGACAGGCGTTGGTTCAGAGCACAACGGTCTCAGTAATTTTCCTGCCTTTTCTTTCCACTCCTCCCACTCCTCCCACTCCTCCCACTCCTCCCACTCCTCCCACTCCTCCCACTCCTCCCACTCCTCCCCCGCACGAACCCTTCGCGAAGGGCGAACACGCCGCGAGCAGCCCCGTACCCCCGCTTTCCTACCCAGACATCCCTCCATGCCCGACACCCGCGCCCAGCTCAAGCGACAGATCCTCGACCTCTTCCGCAACAACGGCAAAAAAACCTTCCGCCCGAAAGAGATCAGCAAGCGGCTGGGCATCAAGGACAACAAGCGCTACCACCTCTTCCGCAGCGTCCTCACCGAACTCGACGACGCGGGCCTCGTCCGCAAGGCGAAGGGCGGGCGCTACCAGCACCGGCCCAAGCACGAGGTTCACGGCGCAGAAGGCGTCCTCCAGATGCACCCGCAGGGCTACGGCTTCGTCACCGTCGAGGGCCAAGCTAACGACGTCTACGTTCCCCCGACGCGCCTCAAGACAGCGCTCGACGGCGACCGCGTCCGCGTCGCGCTCGCGGCCTCGGTGCGCGGCAAGCGGAGCGACTACCGCCGCGAGGCCGAGATCGTCGAGGTCCTGGAGCGCCGGCGCACGCGGACCGTCGGGACGTTCGACCGGATGGGCCACTTCGCCTTCGTCAAGCCCGACGACCAGAAGCTGACGAAGGACGTCTACGTGGCCGAGGAGCACTTCAACGGCGCCACCGAGGGCGACAAAGTCGTTGTTTCCATCGAGACCTATGACGACCCGAAGGCGTCACCCGAGGGCCGGGTCCTGGAGGTGCTCGGCAAGGCCGGTGACCCCGGCGTCGCCGTCCTCGCGGTCGCGCTCAGCCAGGGCATCAAGTCCGACTTCCCCGAGGCCGTCGAGCACGAAGCGGCGGACATCCCCATCGAGGTTCCGGCGTCCGAGATCGCCCGCCGCCTCGACCTACGCGGCAAGGCCATCTTCACGATCGATCCCGACGACGCCAAGGACTTCGACGACGCCGTCCACATCGAGCGGCTCGACAACGGGCACTACAGCCTCGGCGTCCACATCGCCGACGTGGCCCACTACGTCAAGCAGGGCACGCTCCTCGATGCCGAGGCCTACGAGCGCGCGACGAGCACCTACCTCGTCGACCGCGTCATCCCGATGCTCCCCGAAAAGCTCTCGAACGGCGTCTGCTCGCTCCGGCCCCGCGAGGACAAGCTCGCCTACTCGTGCATCATGGAGGTCTCGCCGCACGGTGCGGTCAAGAGCTACGCCGTCCGCGAGACTGTCATCCACAGCCAGCAGCGCTTCACCTACGACGAGGCCCAGGCGATCATCGACGGCGGGACGCAGGAGCACCCGCTCAAGGACGACGTACTCCTCGCTGCCAAGCTCGCCCGGACGCTCACCAGAAAGCGCAAGCGGCAAGGCTCGATCGACTTCGACACGGCCGAGGTCAAGATCGTCCTCGACGGTCAGGGCGTGCCGGTCGAGATCGTCCGCAAGGAGCGGATGGAGGCCAACCGGCTGATCGAGGAGCTGATGCTGCTCGCCAACCGGACCGTCGCCGAACACGTCGGCAAGGGTAAGGGTGCCAAGCCGTTCGTCTACCGGATCCACGACCGCCCCGACGCCGAGAAAATCCAGGCCCTCCGCGACTACGTCCGCGCCTTCGGCTACCAACTCCCGACGGGTCCCGACGGCAGCGTAGACCGCAAGGACCTCAACGCACTGCTCGAACACGTCAAAGGCTCGCCCGAAGGGGCCGTCGTCCAGGTCGCCGCGCTCCGGGCGATGGCGAAGGCGGTCTACTCGCCGCAGAACATCGGGCACTACGGGCTGGGGTTCGGCCACTACGCGCACTTCACCTCACCCATCCGCCGCTACCCCGACCTGATCGCGCACCGCCTCCTCAAGCACTACGGCGCGGGCGGTGAGCGCGTCGGCGAGGACGCCCTCGACGAGGCGTGCGACCACTGCTCGCAGCAGGAGCGCCAGGCCGTCGAGGCCGAGCGCGAGTCGGTCAAGCTGAAGGTCGTCGAGTACGTCAGCCAGCACGTCGGCGATGTGTTCGAGGGCGTCGTGACGGGCGTGACGAAGTTCGGCGTCTTCGTCGAGATGACACGGCTCCTGGCCGAGGGTCTCGTCCACGTCCGCGACATGGACGACGACCACTACGAGTACGATGAGCGGAGCTACACCCTCGTCGGCGTCCACACCCGGCGGACGATCCGCCTCGGCGACCCCGTCAAGGTCCAGGTCGCCGCCGCCAACGTCGAGACCCGCAAGATCGACCTCGCCTTCGCCGAGTGAGAGCAGACGACAACCTCACCACCTGTCATTTCGAGCGAAGCGAGAAATCTCCCACTCTAGAGTCTTGCAAGGTGATAGGGCTGGGAGATTTCTCCTCGCTACGTTCGTCGAAATGACATGAGGGATGGTCAGTAGTTGAGATCGGCAGCGAGGTCGACGAGGTCTGGGTTCTGGGTGCGGATCAGGGCCAGCTTCTTCTCGCGCCGCCACCGCTTGATCTCTTTCTCGCGTGCAATGGCGTCGGTTGCCTGGCGGTGCTCCTCGAAGTAGAGCAAGTCGCAAACACGATACTGCGAGGTAAACCGGCTGCCCGTGCCGCTCTTATGCTCGACAGCGCGACGCTGGAGGTTGTTGGTCATGCCGGTGTAGAACACAGTCCGGTGACGGTTGGACACGATGTAGACGTAATAGCTTCCCATGCTTGAAGCCCGGCGCCGGTCCACAAGTGCTAGTTATGCGGCGCGCTGTTGCCGCCAATTCCGAAGCCACACAATCAGAAGTCCCACCCCAATTGAGGCCGCAATTCCGTACCACCCCCATCGGAATAACAACTGCGTCATAGCATCGGCCTCCTTGTAGGTCTGCTCGGTGGAGTTGAGATACAACAGTTGGCTCCCCACGATGCCTAGCACGATCCCTACTATGGAGAGGAGAAGGCGCCATCGAACCGAACGAAGTGGTCCGATACCCGCAACCCCGGCGACGGCAAGGGGTGCCAAGAGTCCTCCCGCTACAGGTACGCTTGCTACCAAGAAAGAGAGAGCAAAAATCAAGACGGCGACCAAGCCAGTGAACAAATAGTCGACGAGAGATTTCTTCTCCATCAGCCTAGGTGAGAACTGCCTAGCTACTGTTGATCTGAATTGCCACCCTACTCCAGACAAGCAGAGTGGCTAACCAAGATACCGTGCGTTTACTCAAAGCACTCCGACCCACGAGCGAACCCCAGCATCCCCGGACCCGCGGTCTCGTCGTCGCGGCTGAGGGCGAGGACGATCCGCTCGTGGCTCTGGCCGGGGACGATGACAATGTCTGCCTCGGCTCCTGCGTCGGTGAGCGCGGCATCAAGCAACCGCGATTGACGCTGCAAGGCTCGGCTCTCGCCGCCAGCGTAGATAATTAGAAACGGCGGCGCATCGGACGAGGCGAAGCGGACCGGCGAGGCGTCGGTCTGCCAGTCGGGGTCGGTGCCC
Above is a window of Bacteroidota bacterium DNA encoding:
- the rnr gene encoding ribonuclease R — encoded protein: MPDTRAQLKRQILDLFRNNGKKTFRPKEISKRLGIKDNKRYHLFRSVLTELDDAGLVRKAKGGRYQHRPKHEVHGAEGVLQMHPQGYGFVTVEGQANDVYVPPTRLKTALDGDRVRVALAASVRGKRSDYRREAEIVEVLERRRTRTVGTFDRMGHFAFVKPDDQKLTKDVYVAEEHFNGATEGDKVVVSIETYDDPKASPEGRVLEVLGKAGDPGVAVLAVALSQGIKSDFPEAVEHEAADIPIEVPASEIARRLDLRGKAIFTIDPDDAKDFDDAVHIERLDNGHYSLGVHIADVAHYVKQGTLLDAEAYERATSTYLVDRVIPMLPEKLSNGVCSLRPREDKLAYSCIMEVSPHGAVKSYAVRETVIHSQQRFTYDEAQAIIDGGTQEHPLKDDVLLAAKLARTLTRKRKRQGSIDFDTAEVKIVLDGQGVPVEIVRKERMEANRLIEELMLLANRTVAEHVGKGKGAKPFVYRIHDRPDAEKIQALRDYVRAFGYQLPTGPDGSVDRKDLNALLEHVKGSPEGAVVQVAALRAMAKAVYSPQNIGHYGLGFGHYAHFTSPIRRYPDLIAHRLLKHYGAGGERVGEDALDEACDHCSQQERQAVEAERESVKLKVVEYVSQHVGDVFEGVVTGVTKFGVFVEMTRLLAEGLVHVRDMDDDHYEYDERSYTLVGVHTRRTIRLGDPVKVQVAAANVETRKIDLAFAE
- a CDS encoding GIY-YIG nuclease family protein, with the translated sequence MGSYYVYIVSNRHRTVFYTGMTNNLQRRAVEHKSGTGSRFTSQYRVCDLLYFEEHRQATDAIAREKEIKRWRREKKLALIRTQNPDLVDLAADLNY